The Christiangramia flava JLT2011 genome has a segment encoding these proteins:
- a CDS encoding MotA/TolQ/ExbB proton channel family protein — MITVIFYLFQDQGFFQQLLARIYEGGPFPMTLILLLFFLMIFFIIRSALKLRALPQSFRKSVSLVNQVALLAVIIGLFFQLIGLIQVFDAFESLGNIQPALLAGGLKVTLLPPIFGGLTFIIGRMATFILNWLRKEDPVTAA; from the coding sequence ATGATAACCGTAATTTTTTACCTATTTCAGGATCAGGGTTTTTTCCAGCAGTTACTGGCCAGAATATATGAAGGCGGACCGTTTCCCATGACGCTGATTCTTTTACTGTTTTTCCTGATGATCTTTTTCATCATAAGATCAGCATTGAAATTAAGGGCTTTACCTCAAAGTTTCAGGAAATCGGTTTCTCTGGTAAATCAGGTGGCCTTACTGGCCGTGATCATCGGACTTTTTTTTCAGTTGATCGGGCTGATCCAGGTATTTGATGCTTTTGAATCACTGGGGAATATCCAGCCGGCATTGCTGGCAGGAGGTTTAAAAGTTACGCTGCTGCCACCAATTTTTGGAGGTTTGACTTTCATCATCGGGCGAATGGCCACCTTTATTCTGAACTGGCTCCGGAAGGAAGATCCGGTCACTGCCGCCTAG